CCGACTGCCACGCGGGGGGCTCGCTCGAGCAGTACCGCGAGTACCTCGACCCTGCCTACGTCGACGACTTCGACGCTTGGCGCCAGCGTTACTCGAACCCGTTCCGCGACCTGCAGAGGGGCGGCCGGACCCGGAACTGGGACACCGACCGGCGCTCCCGCGAGCTCGAGGCGGACGGGGTGGTCGGCGAGGTCCTCTTCCCGAACACGGTGCCTCCCTTCTTCCCGACCGGGGCGGTCATCGCCCGTCCCCCGACGGCCGCGACCTTCGAGCGTCGGCTGGCCGGCATCCGCGCCCACAACCGGTGGCTGGCGGACTTCTGCGCCGCGGCGCCGGGCCGTCGAGCGGGGATCGGCCAGATCTTCCTGAACGACGTGGACGAGGCGGTCGCCGACGTGCGCTGGGTGAGGGAGCACGGTCTGACCGGCGGGGTGCTCCTCCCGGGCCGCCCCGACGACACCGAGCTGCCCCCGCTGTGGGACGAGTCCTACGACCCGCTGTGGTCGGCGTGCGAGGACCTCGACGTGCCGATCACCCACCACTCCGGGCAGGGGTCGCCGGACTACGGCAAGTCGACCACTGCCGGGGTGATGTGGATCGTCGAGACGAGCTGGTTCTCGCACCGCCCGCTCTGGCAGCTGATCATGGGGGGCGTCTTCGAGCGGCACCCGCGACTGCGGTTCGTCCTGACCGAGTCCGGCTGCTCCTGGATCCCCGACACGCTGCGGATGCTCGACTCGTTCCATGCCGAGATGGCCTCCGGGCGCATCGGGGAGCTGAAGTACACCGACGACCAACGGCTG
Above is a window of Acidimicrobiia bacterium DNA encoding:
- a CDS encoding amidohydrolase family protein, with the translated sequence MDRYLLISADCHAGGSLEQYREYLDPAYVDDFDAWRQRYSNPFRDLQRGGRTRNWDTDRRSRELEADGVVGEVLFPNTVPPFFPTGAVIARPPTAATFERRLAGIRAHNRWLADFCAAAPGRRAGIGQIFLNDVDEAVADVRWVREHGLTGGVLLPGRPDDTELPPLWDESYDPLWSACEDLDVPITHHSGQGSPDYGKSTTAGVMWIVETSWFSHRPLWQLIMGGVFERHPRLRFVLTESGCSWIPDTLRMLDSFHAEMASGRIGELKYTDDQRLSLRPSEYFARNCFVGVSFPSPNEARAMRTVGLDRVMWGSDYPHHESTYPYTTLGLRRAFSDWEPAEIRRVTSENVA